The following coding sequences lie in one Bos taurus isolate L1 Dominette 01449 registration number 42190680 breed Hereford chromosome 28, ARS-UCD2.0, whole genome shotgun sequence genomic window:
- the ARHGAP22 gene encoding rho GTPase-activating protein 22 isoform X6, whose amino-acid sequence MGLCCCKDWRGHLRAPKGGAGEREKVPANPEALLLMASSQRDMEDWVQAIRRVIWAPFGRASSPLLRQLAEGVTSSSLCPGIFGQRLEDTVHHERKYGPRLAPLLVEQCVDFIRERGLSEEGLFRMPGQANLVRDLQDSFDCGEKPRFDSTTDVHTVASLLKLYLRELPEPVVPFARYEDFLNCAQLLTKDEGEGTLELAKQVSSLPLVNYNLLRYICKFLDEVQSHSDVNKMSVQNLATVFGPNILRPQREDPVTIMEGTSLVQHLMTILIRKHSQLFTSRTTEGPASPRGGPPCTVGWGSEEVTRDDQAEPGSPSAPCLPSHRTSSLDGAAVAALSRTSPTGLGSRCSPAATSPGKKVQTLPNWRSSFRQSGSRSGSPKVGTSSLEVPIISSGGNWLMNGLSSLRGHRRASSGDRLKDSGSEQRLSTYDNVPPQSCFPSTPSVASLPWSGASSCEASAQGSVSSCTACRASDSSTCSSLHIEGALEPSPVLSSSEERRSLDLDHGLDGVGACISSSEPSDPGSPAQDHARRTEVLQGLVTELRAELCRQRTEYETNVKRLEEGSADLRKRMSRLEEELDQEKKKYTMLEIKLRNSERAREDAEKRNQLLQREMEEFFSTLGSLTVGAKGARALK is encoded by the exons CGTCCTCCCCACTGTTGCGTCAGCTAGCTGAGGGTGTGACCAGCTCCTCTCTGTGCCCAGGGATCTTTGGGCAGCGCCTGGAGGACACAGTCCACCACGAGCGGAAGTATGGCCCACGCCTGGCACCGCTGCTGGTGGAGCAGTGTGTGGACTTCATCCGGGAGCGCGGGCTCAGCGAGGAGGGCCTCTTCCGCATGCCCGGCCAGGCCAACCTGGTGAGGGACCTGCAGGATTCCTTTGACTGTGGGGAGAAGCCACGGTTTGACAG CACAACAGACGTGCACACGGTGGCCTCACTGCTGAAGCTCTACCTGCGGGAGCTCCCCGAGCCTGTGGTCCCCTTCGCCAGGTACGAGGACTTCCTTAACTGCGCCCAGCTGCTCACCAAGGACGAGGGGGAG GGGACTCTGGAGTTGGCTAAGCAAGTGAGCAGCCTTCCCCTGGTCAATTACAACCTGCTCAGATATATCTGCAA GTTTCTGGATGAAGTTCAGTCCCACTCAGATGTCAACAAGATGAGCGTCCAGAACCTGGCAACTGTTTTTGGGCCTAATATACTTCGGCCGCAGAGAGAAGACCCAGTGACCATTATGGAAG GCACTTCTCTGGTCCAGCACCTGATGACCATCCTGATCCGCAAACACAGCCAGCTCTTCACTTCGAGGACCACGGAGGGGCCAGCCTCCCCACGCGGGGGCCCACCGTGCACCGTGGGGTGGGGCTCCGAGGAGGTCACCAGGGACGACCAGGCAGAGCCCGGCAGCCCCAGCGCCCCCTGCCTGCCCTCACACAGGACCTCTTCTCTGGATGGGGCTGCCGTGGCGGCACTTTCTAGAACCTCTCCCACGGGCCTGGGGAGCCGATGCAGCCCTGCTGCCACCAGCCCTGGGAAGAAGGTGCAGACTCTGCCCAACTGGAGGTCTTCCTTCCGGCAGTCAGGGTCCCGGTCGGGGAGTCCGAAGGTGGGCACCTCATCCCTGGAGGTCCCCATCATCTCCTCCGGAGGGAACTGGCTCATGAATGGACTGTCCTCCCTGCGAGGCCACCGCCGGGCCTCATCAGGAGACCGGCTCAAGGACTCGGGCTCCGAGCAGAGACTCTCCACCTACGACAATGTGCCCCCGCAGAGCTGCTTTCCCAGCACACCCAGTGTGGCCAGCCTGCCCTGGTCTGGGGCCTCCTCCTGTGAGGCCTCGGCTCAGGGCTCGGTCAGCAGCTGCACAGCATGCCGGGCCAGCGACTCCTCCACCTGCAGCTCCCTGCACATCGAGGGGGCCCTCGAGCCCTCCCCTGTCCTCAGCAGCAGTGAAGAGCGCAGATCCCTGGATCTGGACCATGGCCTGGATGGAGTGGGCGCCTGCATCAGCAGCAGCGAGCCCAGTGACCCAGGAAGCCCTGCTCAGGACCACGCCCGCCGAACCGAGGTTCTCCAGGGCCTGGTCACAGAGCTCAGAGCAGAGCTGTGCCGGCAGAGGACTGAGTATGAGACGAATGTGAAAAG actCGAAGAAGGTAGTGCCGACCTGAGGAAACGAATGTCACGGCTAGAAGAAGAACtagaccaagaaaagaaaaagtacacaATGCTGGAAATAAAGCTGAGGAACTCGGAGCGGGCACGGGAAGATGCAGAAAAGAGGAACCAGCTGCTACAGAGAGAGATGGAGGAGTTTTTTTCAACCCTGGGAAGCTTGACTGTTGGGGCAAAAGGTGCCAGAGCGCTGAAGTAA
- the ARHGAP22 gene encoding rho GTPase-activating protein 22 isoform X7: MPFCPTRHLKRSRLLPRGGAGEREKVPANPEALLLMASSQRDMEDWVQAIRRVIWAPFGRASSPLLRQLAEGVTSSSLCPGIFGQRLEDTVHHERKYGPRLAPLLVEQCVDFIRERGLSEEGLFRMPGQANLVRDLQDSFDCGEKPRFDSTTDVHTVASLLKLYLRELPEPVVPFARYEDFLNCAQLLTKDEGEGTLELAKQVSSLPLVNYNLLRYICKFLDEVQSHSDVNKMSVQNLATVFGPNILRPQREDPVTIMEGTSLVQHLMTILIRKHSQLFTSRTTEGPASPRGGPPCTVGWGSEEVTRDDQAEPGSPSAPCLPSHRTSSLDGAAVAALSRTSPTGLGSRCSPAATSPGKKVQTLPNWRSSFRQSGSRSGSPKVGTSSLEVPIISSGGNWLMNGLSSLRGHRRASSGDRLKDSGSEQRLSTYDNVPPQSCFPSTPSVASLPWSGASSCEASAQGSVSSCTACRASDSSTCSSLHIEGALEPSPVLSSSEERRSLDLDHGLDGVGACISSSEPSDPGSPAQDHARRTEVLQGLVTELRAELCRQRTEYETNVKRLEEGSADLRKRMSRLEEELDQEKKKYTMLEIKLRNSERAREDAEKRNQLLQREMEEFFSTLGSLTVGAKGARALK; the protein is encoded by the exons CGTCCTCCCCACTGTTGCGTCAGCTAGCTGAGGGTGTGACCAGCTCCTCTCTGTGCCCAGGGATCTTTGGGCAGCGCCTGGAGGACACAGTCCACCACGAGCGGAAGTATGGCCCACGCCTGGCACCGCTGCTGGTGGAGCAGTGTGTGGACTTCATCCGGGAGCGCGGGCTCAGCGAGGAGGGCCTCTTCCGCATGCCCGGCCAGGCCAACCTGGTGAGGGACCTGCAGGATTCCTTTGACTGTGGGGAGAAGCCACGGTTTGACAG CACAACAGACGTGCACACGGTGGCCTCACTGCTGAAGCTCTACCTGCGGGAGCTCCCCGAGCCTGTGGTCCCCTTCGCCAGGTACGAGGACTTCCTTAACTGCGCCCAGCTGCTCACCAAGGACGAGGGGGAG GGGACTCTGGAGTTGGCTAAGCAAGTGAGCAGCCTTCCCCTGGTCAATTACAACCTGCTCAGATATATCTGCAA GTTTCTGGATGAAGTTCAGTCCCACTCAGATGTCAACAAGATGAGCGTCCAGAACCTGGCAACTGTTTTTGGGCCTAATATACTTCGGCCGCAGAGAGAAGACCCAGTGACCATTATGGAAG GCACTTCTCTGGTCCAGCACCTGATGACCATCCTGATCCGCAAACACAGCCAGCTCTTCACTTCGAGGACCACGGAGGGGCCAGCCTCCCCACGCGGGGGCCCACCGTGCACCGTGGGGTGGGGCTCCGAGGAGGTCACCAGGGACGACCAGGCAGAGCCCGGCAGCCCCAGCGCCCCCTGCCTGCCCTCACACAGGACCTCTTCTCTGGATGGGGCTGCCGTGGCGGCACTTTCTAGAACCTCTCCCACGGGCCTGGGGAGCCGATGCAGCCCTGCTGCCACCAGCCCTGGGAAGAAGGTGCAGACTCTGCCCAACTGGAGGTCTTCCTTCCGGCAGTCAGGGTCCCGGTCGGGGAGTCCGAAGGTGGGCACCTCATCCCTGGAGGTCCCCATCATCTCCTCCGGAGGGAACTGGCTCATGAATGGACTGTCCTCCCTGCGAGGCCACCGCCGGGCCTCATCAGGAGACCGGCTCAAGGACTCGGGCTCCGAGCAGAGACTCTCCACCTACGACAATGTGCCCCCGCAGAGCTGCTTTCCCAGCACACCCAGTGTGGCCAGCCTGCCCTGGTCTGGGGCCTCCTCCTGTGAGGCCTCGGCTCAGGGCTCGGTCAGCAGCTGCACAGCATGCCGGGCCAGCGACTCCTCCACCTGCAGCTCCCTGCACATCGAGGGGGCCCTCGAGCCCTCCCCTGTCCTCAGCAGCAGTGAAGAGCGCAGATCCCTGGATCTGGACCATGGCCTGGATGGAGTGGGCGCCTGCATCAGCAGCAGCGAGCCCAGTGACCCAGGAAGCCCTGCTCAGGACCACGCCCGCCGAACCGAGGTTCTCCAGGGCCTGGTCACAGAGCTCAGAGCAGAGCTGTGCCGGCAGAGGACTGAGTATGAGACGAATGTGAAAAG actCGAAGAAGGTAGTGCCGACCTGAGGAAACGAATGTCACGGCTAGAAGAAGAACtagaccaagaaaagaaaaagtacacaATGCTGGAAATAAAGCTGAGGAACTCGGAGCGGGCACGGGAAGATGCAGAAAAGAGGAACCAGCTGCTACAGAGAGAGATGGAGGAGTTTTTTTCAACCCTGGGAAGCTTGACTGTTGGGGCAAAAGGTGCCAGAGCGCTGAAGTAA